One Heyndrickxia oleronia genomic window, CGGGGATAATCAAAACTCAATGACAGCAGGATCTCGTGGTCCAACACTAATTCAAGATGTACATTTACTAGAAAAATTAGCTCATTTTAATAGAGAACGTGTACCTGAGCGTGTCGTACATGCGAAAGGTGCAGGGGCGCATGGTTATTTTGAAGTAACAAATGATGTTTCAAACTATACAAAGGCAAAAGTGTTTAATGGAGTAGGAAAACGAACTCCACTATTTATTCGATTCTCAACAGTAGCAGGTGAACTTGGATCTGCAGATACCGTTCGAGATCCACGTGGTTTTGCGGTTAAATTTTATACAGAAGACGGAAACTATGATATTGTCGGTAATAATACTCCAGTTTTCTTTATTCGTGATGCAATTAAATTTCCTGATTTCATTCATACACAAAAGAGAGATCCACAAACACACTTGAAAAACCCTACAGCTGTTTGGGATTTCTGGTCACACTCACCAGAATCGTTACATCAAGTAACTATTCTTATGTCTGATCGTGGTATTCCAGCAACACTCCGCCATATGCACGGTTATGGAAGTCATACCTTCAAGTGGGTAAATGATGATGGTGAAGCTGTATGGGTAAAATATCATTTTAGAACAGAACAAGGTGTGAAGAACCTGGATCCTGAATTGGCAGCAAAATTAGCTGGTGAAAATCCAGATTATCATACAGAAGATTTATTTAATGCAATTGATAAAGGGGATTTCCCTGAATGGAAACTATATGTACAAATTATGCCTTTTGAGGATGCGAATTCGTATCGATTCGATCCATTTGATGTAACGAAAGTATGGTCCCAAAAGGATTATCCATTGATTGAAGTAGGTCGTATGGTTCTCAACCGTAATCCAGAAAATTATTTTGCAGAAGTAGAGCAAGCGACTTTCTCACCTGGATCAATGGTACCTGGTGTTGAAGCATCCCCTGATAAAATGTTACAAGGGCGCCTATTCGCTTATGCTGATGCACATCGGTACCGTGTAGGTGCAAACCATAATCAATTACCAATTAACCGTCCAAAAAATGAAGTAAATAATTATCAACGTGACGGTCAAATGAGCTTCTATAATGGCGGGGGTTCTGTTTACTACGAACCAAACAGCTTTGATGGACCGAAAGAATCACCAGAGGATAAACAACAGCCATATTCAGTAAGCGGGGTAGCAGATGC contains:
- the katA gene encoding catalase KatA translates to MSTNKKLTTSWGAPVGDNQNSMTAGSRGPTLIQDVHLLEKLAHFNRERVPERVVHAKGAGAHGYFEVTNDVSNYTKAKVFNGVGKRTPLFIRFSTVAGELGSADTVRDPRGFAVKFYTEDGNYDIVGNNTPVFFIRDAIKFPDFIHTQKRDPQTHLKNPTAVWDFWSHSPESLHQVTILMSDRGIPATLRHMHGYGSHTFKWVNDDGEAVWVKYHFRTEQGVKNLDPELAAKLAGENPDYHTEDLFNAIDKGDFPEWKLYVQIMPFEDANSYRFDPFDVTKVWSQKDYPLIEVGRMVLNRNPENYFAEVEQATFSPGSMVPGVEASPDKMLQGRLFAYADAHRYRVGANHNQLPINRPKNEVNNYQRDGQMSFYNGGGSVYYEPNSFDGPKESPEDKQQPYSVSGVADAVAYDHFDHYTQAGDLYRLLSEEERTRLVNNIVEAMKPVKLEEIKLRQIGHFYKADPEYGTRIAEGLGLPIPQEV